The genomic interval GGTAGACGCTcgcatcaacaccaaccccgccatgTTCCCGAACCTGTTCACCTACACGGGAAGGACCCAGGCCAAGAATAAACAGGTATGCTTTCAGATCCTCAATCTTTCTTTTCAGCCAATCTAGGCTATTTTCAATATCGCCGTCCTGGTAGGCGAGGGGAAATCCAGCCTCAACAATCACAACCTTTCTTTCCtgctctccttcctctttgtCTTCGAGGAGGGGCTCCATCTCCATGGTCTTATCTTTGATTTGGTactcaatctccttcttaTCCTCGGCTAGCTGAGCCAAGGTGAGCTTCATAGGTCCCATTACCTGAGCGGCCAGGGCGGGGTGGTTTTCCTGCCAGACCTTGAACTCGGCAGCTTCCAGGCCTGCCTGCGTCATTTGCCTCTTTGATTCAATGTTGACCAACATCTCGCGGCGCTCGGCAAGGAACTTGGTGGCATCTTCAAGCTGACTTGTAACTTTCCCCAGAGCCTGATCAATCTTGGCAAGGCGCTGCTGGTGACCAGCCATTGCAACCATCAGATCCTGGTACTGATGGAGCTTCTGCACAAAGCTGGATTTGGTGGCATCAACAAGGAACGAGATGGCTTCGTCTTCTTTGTAGGCAACGGGAGCGGCAGTGTTGACGGGCTGGTAGGCGTCACTGCTGGCGTTGGGTGTTTCCTGATCAGTACGGCGGCGCTTTCGACTGGCTGCTTGGTCGCTATCAGTCTCGGCAGCAAGGTCTGAGTCTTCGGCCCCGTTCTGGAATGCCAACAGCTGTTGGGCAGCGGACATGTCGGTGAAGACAGCAGGCTTTTGGCCATTGGTATGTCCGTTAGTTTGACCATCGACTGTTGCCGCCGGGGTGGCCGGTGTATCATCATTGACTGGAGAAATCTCGTCATTGGCTGCCGGCACATGGCTAGGGGCcgagggtgggggtgaaTCATGATGGCGCCTTTTCCTGACAGAGGTGCGGGTTGAGCGACGACTCGGCATCATGGGCACGCCGTCATCAGTCTCAGGGGTTAGCTGAAAGGTTGAAGTGACGTGCTGCAAGCCGGGGTCAATGTCCAGGTTGGGCGGTTGCGGGACGGCAGCGGCAATGATGGTATCGCCCTGATCTTGCTGTTGGTCGGGATGCTGCCCCTGCCACGGGTCTTCTTCCTGTTGGATGTTTTGAAACTGCTGGAGCTGCCGATGCTCTTGGGCGCTCTCTTGGGCTTGAGCGGGTCCAGGCCCAGGAATGACGGGACTTGTGCTAGGGCTCTTGCGGCGGTTGCGCGCGCTTCGAACTCGACCCAAGCCAGGAAGTAAGCGTGGCCTGACCCCTTCAGGTATTCATCTATTAGAAACTGCGTCGATTCAAAAGCGATTcagaaggaaaaaaacaaaacaaaacgccAAGGGGTCGTGTTACCTTCTCGGCTGAAGACCTCTCGGCAGTAAATCTCATCAGCCTCCTCAATGTCGGTGGGGATCCAGCGGTTTGGGTCGGAAGGAACACGAGGCAGGCCACGCGAAGGGTTCTGGGCGTGGCCGAGATAGAGAAGTCGCTTAGCTTCATCATAATCCAGAATCTGGCGTTCCCGGGACCAATAGTTGATTTGTCCCCAAACGGCCTGCGACGACgtgttgttgaagtcggCGAGAAGCGCGGCGCGCGAGAGCCTGTAGCGTTGGCACAGAGTCTCCAGAGCCTGAATGGCCCTAGGGTTCAtggcctcctcgccgccctggGGTGCCATGGCTAACTAACAATGCTGCTGTACAGTGGCAGAATCGGCGTCACGCTTGGAGTCACGATGAAATGATGAAATTACGAGGCAAGTTGAGTTTGCTACTATGCGTCTGCAGCGTTTCCCGCTGTTTTCCCGACACGCCAAGTTACTCGGTGCACCGTGCACGGCCCTGCCACACCAATCTTGGCAGCCCAGCTCTGTCCAGCCGTCGAAAACCTATCCATTGCCAATCTTGGCAGACTTGGCTGCTTGCCAGAAGTGTCTCGCACTGGCAAACGCCAAGCCCCAGGTGGCTTTTGTCTGGCGACCGTTTGGAACAAACCAGACATCAGGTAGATAGGTAGTCAAGGCCCAGAGGTCATAATTAATAAGAGAAGCAAGGCTTTTTGATCTAGTCATGATCATCGCCCGGGCCCTGCCGCCATAACAGCCACTGTTCGGGTGTTTACGGCAGACCTTCCTTCTTCCATTCTTGAGGCCTTCAGCTGGATTCCTCCCATGTGCAACAAAAAGTGGGTCGTCGCACCACCATCGTGCCATCTGGTCTTGTGCCACACCATACAGGCTGGAATCATCAGCACACTTTGGACTTGTCTGGTGCCAACATGGACTTATGCCTGGAACGAGATGCTGTTCTCAGTCCATCTTGGCGATGTAGCTGACAACATTTCGTGGGAGTGGGAGCCAAACAGAAAATAAATTAAGAGCCTCTGTCTCCCGCTCTCAATTCAGTACCTAGGTCTCACAGCATCACAGCATCACAGCATCACCAAAGCTCAAAGACAATCAAAGACGAGTTACCTACATCAAGCAACTAAAACATGCCCGCCTTTCGTCCAACTCCCCGCCTGTCGGCCGCTGCCCTCCCCaatccttcttccctccccagAGCAGTTCCCAAGGGAGTAGCAGCCAATGTTGTTGTTCCAGGCATCGTGGTGGCAGCATCAGGTAGCTCCCATCTCGCATCATTTCCCTTCCGAACGCTCGCTGACCCGGTTGGTTTTATAGTATACGGCGTAATCAGCTACATCAAAAACCAACTGCAGCATGAGTCATCCACCATCGACAAGATGTTTGCCCAAAAGAACACCCCCGCTGTGGAAGAATCGAGACGGAGAAGTCTCTTGGTGGATACGGAAGGCGACCCGAGGAGAACGCCCTACAACATTCTGAACTGGAAATAGAGGATGCGAGATTGTTTTGCTTTTAGGGACTGGAAGTGGCGCTGGTTGAATTTAGTAGGCATAGGTAGCCTGTGGCATTTTGGGTTTTGTGCAAAGGGAAGGTGGCTCAAATAATATGAATTTTCTACCTATGACTAGGTACTGTACAACACCAACACATGCATATCCGTACACTCCCTTTCAGTGACTCTAATCTCTGCCGCACCAGGCCCAGCCAAGATACCTCGCCCCGTCTCTCCAGATTCCTGCCAATCTCACCAAACCTCAATGCCACCCAGATCACCCAGATTTCTGGTTCTCGGCCGATACTCCAAGCGCAGGCTCGGATCAACCCCAAG from Podospora pseudoanserina strain CBS 124.78 chromosome 6, whole genome shotgun sequence carries:
- a CDS encoding hypothetical protein (EggNog:ENOG503PHC5); the encoded protein is MPAFRPTPRLSAAALPNPSSLPRAVPKGVAANVVVPGIVVAASVYGVISYIKNQLQHESSTIDKMFAQKNTPAVEESRRRSLLVDTEGDPRRTPYNILNWK